ACCGCCGCGAGGTAACACATCGCGTACTCGATGTAGTAAAAGGGCGCCCGGAAGATGTGGTAGTACTGCCAGCCTTTCGCCCGGATTCCCTCGTCCAGCCCCTCCCAGTTCACGAACGGGTGGAAGGTCCGGTCGAGTTCCAGCCACTTCGCGTCGAGGTCGGCCATCGTCAGGTCCTCGCCCGCCTCGGCGTAGAGCCAGTGCTGGAAGGCGTCCATCTGAGCGGCCCAGGGCAGGAAGGCCACCACGCCCTGAAGCTGCTTCTCGCGGTAGCGGGCGAGTTGTTCCGGTGAGAAGACGTGCCCGAGGTGGTCGAGCGTCAGGAACTCCATCGCCATGGAGGGAATCTCCACGAACTCGATGGGGCTCCAGCGGTTCCACACCAGGGGCTGCGCCGCCCCGCTCAGGAAGCCGTGAAAGGCGTGCCCGACCTCGTGGAACAGCACCCGCACGTCCTCGGCGGTGCCCACCACGTTCATCAGCACGAAAGGCTGGTTCTGCACCGGGAAGTACTGGCAGTAGGCGTGCGTCATCTTGCCGGGCCGCGATTCGAGGTCCAGCAGACCCCCCGTCCGCATCTGCCCGAAGCGCCCGGCGAGTTCGGCGTCGAGGCCCTCAAACGCCGTCTGCGCCAGCGTCTCCAGCTCGGCCCCCGTCGTGAAGGGCTTCAGCGACTCGCGGCCTTCCGCGTCGAGGAGGTTGTTGCGGTTGTAGTCCCAGGGGCGCACCGAGTCCAGTCCCAGCCGGGCGGCGATGTCCCCGACGATCTCGGCGGCGAGGGGCACCACCTCGTCGCGCACGGCCTCGTGAAAGGCGCGGCAGTCTTCGGGCGTGTAGTCCACCCGGTCGAGCCGCTTCCACATGTAGTCGCGGAAGGAGGGCAGGTCGGCGTTCGCCGCGAGCTGGCGGCGGGTGGGTAGCAGCTCCAGCATCAGCGCGTCGAGCTGCGGGGCGACCTCGCCATTGCTGGCCGCGAGCGCCCGCCACGCCCCCTCGCGCACCGAGCGGTCGGGATGGTCGAGGCGCTGTTTGGCCTGCGGCACGGTCAGCGTCTCGCCATTCAGGGGGACCGTCTGGTTCCCGGTGATGACCCCGTGGCGGTTCATCTGCGCCTCGTGCGTCACGCCGAGGTCCACGTTCGCCTCCCGGAACAGGGCCGCCTCGTCCTGCATCCGGCGGTAGGTCAGGGCGAAGTCGGGGGCAGGCTGGTAGCCGGGCACGGCCAGCAGCTTCTCGATCAGGGCCTGCCCGGTGCGCTGCGCCTGCGGGGAGACTTCCTCCAGAAAGCGGGCGTAGCGGGCCTGGGTCGCCTCGTCGTCCGTGTGGAGGTCGGCGTGGGTGGCGAGCTTGCTGCCGACCTGTCCCAGTTCGGCCTCCAGCGCACTCCACTCGGAAAGCCAGCCGGGAACCGATTCGGCGCTGAGGTCGGCGGCGAGCAGGGCCTCGAAACGGGGCGCGTAGGTGTCCCAGCGGGTCGCCTCGGCGGAGACGGTGAGCACGCGCTCCACCGCGTTCAGGGTGGTGGTCATGCGGGAAAGTCTAGCGTCCGGGCTGCCGCGTTCCGGTAGGCCGGGTGGCGTAGCGGGCGGGCCTCTAGACTGACCGGGTGACCGTGCCCGCCCCGACTGCCCCGACGCCGCCTGCTCCTCTCGTCCTCGTGATCGTCGGGGGCAGCATCGCCGCCGTGAAGGCTCCCTCGGTGCTGCGGCGGCTGCGCGAGCGCGGGGCTATAGCGCGGGTCATCGCCACGGACGCTGCGCTCGCTTTCGTGACTGATCTCAGCCTCGCCACCGCCGCCGCGCACGAGGTCGCCACCGACGCGACGTGGTTCTCGCCGCGCCCGGACGCGCAGCACCTCACCCTGGCGCGGGCGGACGCAGTCGTCGTGGTGGGCGCCTCCGCCGACCTGCTCGCGCGGGCGGCCGGGGGGCACGCCTCCGACCTCGCCTCGGCCACGCTGCTCAGCGTCCGCGCCCCCGTGCTGTGGGTCCCTGCCATGAACGAGAAGATGTGGACCCACCCGGCGGTGCAGGCCAACGCGGAGACGCTGCGCGGCTGGGGCCACCGTTTCCTGGGGCCGGAGGTCGGCGCGTTCGGAACAGCGGGGGAGGGGTCAGGCCTGGGCCGCATGGCCGAGCCGGAGGAGATCGCGGCGGCGGCGCTGGCGCTGCTCACGCCCCCGGTTCCCCAGGACCTCGCGGGCCTGCACGTCGTCGTCTCCGCCGGGCCGACCCGCGAATACCTCGACCCGGTGCGCTTTATCAGCAACCCGTCGAGCGGCAAGATGGGCTTCGCGGTGGCCGAGGAGGCGCGGGACCGGGGCGCCCGCGTGACGCTGGTGACCGGGCCGGTGTCCCTCCCCGACCCCTCTGGCGTGACGGTGCAGCGCATTGAGACGGCGCTGGAATTGCGGGACGCGGTGAAGGCTGCCGCGCAGGATGCCGAGATCGTCGTGATGACGGCGGCGGTGGCCGACTACCGCGCGGCCGAAGCCGCCACCGAGAAGCAGGCGAAGGTCGCAGGCGACGTGACCGTCCCCCTCACGCCCAATCCCGACATCCTCGCGGAACTGGGGCGTGAGAAAGGCGAGCGCGTGCTGGTCGGTTTTGCGATGGAGACGCACGCGGGGGTGGAGCGGGCAGCCGCCAAGGCGGAGCGTAAAAACGCCGACTTCATCCTGCTGAACTACCCCACGCGCGAGGGGACCGCATTTGGCGGCGACGACAACGAGGTCACGCTGGTCCGCCCGGACGGCTCGCACGAGGCCTGGCCGCGCCTGAGCAAGCGCGAGGTGGCCCGCAGGTTGCTGGACGAGGCGCGGCGGGTGCGCGGGAAGCGGTAAGCAGGGCGTGGGAGGGGAGGGCGGTTGCCGCGTACCCCGTCCTGCGTCCCGCCTCCCCCTCTCGCCTCACCGTTGCCTTATTCACTCCCGCTGCATACCATGAGCGCAATGCTCAGCAAGGACCAGCGCCAGAAGCGCATTCAGGACATCATCGCCCGCGAGAGCGTCTCCACCCAGGCCGAACTTGTTGAGCGTCTGCGTTCGGAGGGCATTCAGGTCACCCAGGCCACCGTCAGCCGCGACATCAACGAGCTGCGGCTGGTGCGCGTGCCCGTCGGCAAGGGCCGCCACCGCTACGCCCTGGCGCAGATGGCGGGGCATCAGGGGGTCGAAGAAGAACTCGGGCGCCTCTTTCAGAACTTCGTCAAGGACGTGGACCGGGGCGAGAACATCCTGGTGATTCGCACCGCCGACGGCCACGCCACCGGGGTGGCGCTGCTGCTTGACCGCCTGCGCCGCGACGACATCGTGGGCACCATCGCGGGCGAGGACACCATC
This genomic interval from Deinococcus sp. HSC-46F16 contains the following:
- a CDS encoding M3 family oligoendopeptidase, whose product is MTTTLNAVERVLTVSAEATRWDTYAPRFEALLAADLSAESVPGWLSEWSALEAELGQVGSKLATHADLHTDDEATQARYARFLEEVSPQAQRTGQALIEKLLAVPGYQPAPDFALTYRRMQDEAALFREANVDLGVTHEAQMNRHGVITGNQTVPLNGETLTVPQAKQRLDHPDRSVREGAWRALAASNGEVAPQLDALMLELLPTRRQLAANADLPSFRDYMWKRLDRVDYTPEDCRAFHEAVRDEVVPLAAEIVGDIAARLGLDSVRPWDYNRNNLLDAEGRESLKPFTTGAELETLAQTAFEGLDAELAGRFGQMRTGGLLDLESRPGKMTHAYCQYFPVQNQPFVLMNVVGTAEDVRVLFHEVGHAFHGFLSGAAQPLVWNRWSPIEFVEIPSMAMEFLTLDHLGHVFSPEQLARYREKQLQGVVAFLPWAAQMDAFQHWLYAEAGEDLTMADLDAKWLELDRTFHPFVNWEGLDEGIRAKGWQYYHIFRAPFYYIEYAMCYLAAVGIWRQARQDPAGALERYKASLRLGNTVPVPELYRAAGVEFRFDREHIRGLMGFLRERLAEGS
- the argR gene encoding arginine repressor; its protein translation is MLSKDQRQKRIQDIIARESVSTQAELVERLRSEGIQVTQATVSRDINELRLVRVPVGKGRHRYALAQMAGHQGVEEELGRLFQNFVKDVDRGENILVIRTADGHATGVALLLDRLRRDDIVGTIAGEDTIFLVARTTAEGEELMEELHALMLG
- the coaBC gene encoding bifunctional phosphopantothenoylcysteine decarboxylase/phosphopantothenate--cysteine ligase CoaBC; its protein translation is MTVPAPTAPTPPAPLVLVIVGGSIAAVKAPSVLRRLRERGAIARVIATDAALAFVTDLSLATAAAHEVATDATWFSPRPDAQHLTLARADAVVVVGASADLLARAAGGHASDLASATLLSVRAPVLWVPAMNEKMWTHPAVQANAETLRGWGHRFLGPEVGAFGTAGEGSGLGRMAEPEEIAAAALALLTPPVPQDLAGLHVVVSAGPTREYLDPVRFISNPSSGKMGFAVAEEARDRGARVTLVTGPVSLPDPSGVTVQRIETALELRDAVKAAAQDAEIVVMTAAVADYRAAEAATEKQAKVAGDVTVPLTPNPDILAELGREKGERVLVGFAMETHAGVERAAAKAERKNADFILLNYPTREGTAFGGDDNEVTLVRPDGSHEAWPRLSKREVARRLLDEARRVRGKR